A stretch of the Hypnocyclicus thermotrophus genome encodes the following:
- a CDS encoding RidA family protein: MQKIHTNNAPKAVGAYSQGIKVENFLFVSGQIPIDPKTGEFVSNNIKEQTLQSLKNIEAIVKEAGGTIENIVKVGVFLDDINDFADMNRVYEEFFGSHKPARAAVEVAKLPKDAKIEIEAIAYIK; the protein is encoded by the coding sequence ATGCAAAAAATTCATACAAATAATGCTCCAAAAGCAGTTGGAGCTTATTCTCAAGGAATAAAAGTAGAAAATTTTTTATTTGTTTCAGGACAAATACCTATTGATCCAAAAACAGGTGAATTTGTATCAAATAATATAAAAGAACAAACATTACAATCTCTTAAAAATATTGAAGCAATTGTAAAAGAAGCTGGAGGAACAATAGAAAACATAGTAAAAGTTGGAGTGTTTTTAGATGATATAAATGATTTTGCAGATATGAACAGAGTTTATGAAGAGTTTTTTGGAAGCCATAAACCTGCAAGAGCTGCAGTTGAAGTAGCTAAACTTCCAAAAGATGCAAAAATAGAGATAGAAGCAATAGCATATATAAAATAA